Proteins from one Natrinema salinisoli genomic window:
- a CDS encoding PGF-CTERM sorting domain-containing protein, which yields MAGRRNSASSTRRTLLALGVGLAVIASLVATGAAGASAAPVDPESNGTVSEEAYLEPAPEPGDPYFEAAADDGSWVSYENPRDEYRTPYLGDGSGKICVTLVNENGEPVIGESVPNTSVTIPTNDATSWHPDADPMTVEFPMNEHYQFPLDGDQFGTDPDVAQGDGYMDSHCIEFHGFSEDATVEYGQAQLSGEHADRIDVAGYIQQIPEGEGWDTDIDPVAAAEPYEEAGGGWTYDAAENATHAQVTVVLQLDAPADERVASDGTNASDSEQNGSSSATATDRQTDESDPDETDETDEMPGFGVVVALLALSVATLARYRD from the coding sequence ATGGCCGGGAGACGAAATTCCGCCTCGAGTACGCGCCGGACACTTCTCGCGCTCGGGGTCGGGCTGGCCGTGATCGCGAGTCTCGTCGCGACGGGTGCTGCGGGTGCGTCCGCGGCTCCCGTCGATCCCGAGTCGAACGGAACCGTTTCGGAGGAAGCGTACCTCGAGCCGGCCCCGGAACCGGGCGATCCCTACTTCGAGGCGGCGGCCGACGACGGAAGCTGGGTCAGTTACGAGAATCCGCGTGACGAGTACCGGACACCCTATCTCGGAGACGGTTCCGGGAAAATCTGCGTGACGCTGGTCAACGAAAACGGAGAGCCCGTCATCGGTGAATCCGTGCCGAACACGTCCGTGACGATCCCGACGAACGACGCCACGAGCTGGCACCCGGACGCGGACCCGATGACCGTCGAGTTCCCGATGAACGAACACTACCAGTTCCCGCTCGACGGCGATCAGTTCGGGACCGACCCGGACGTCGCACAGGGCGACGGCTACATGGACTCCCACTGCATCGAGTTCCACGGCTTCTCCGAAGACGCGACCGTCGAGTACGGCCAAGCGCAGCTCAGCGGCGAGCACGCCGACCGGATCGACGTCGCCGGCTACATCCAACAGATCCCCGAGGGAGAGGGCTGGGACACGGACATCGATCCGGTCGCGGCTGCGGAACCGTACGAAGAAGCCGGTGGCGGCTGGACCTACGACGCGGCCGAGAACGCGACCCACGCCCAGGTGACGGTCGTCCTCCAGCTCGATGCGCCGGCCGACGAGCGGGTGGCTTCCGACGGTACGAACGCCTCGGATTCCGAGCAGAACGGGAGTAGTTCGGCGACCGCGACTGACCGGCAAACTGACGAGAGCGATCCCGACGAAACCGACGAAACCGACGAAATGCCCGGCTTCGGCGTCGTCGTCGCCCTCCTCGCGCTGTCGGTCGCCACACTCGCTCGCTACCGGGACTGA
- a CDS encoding helix-turn-helix transcriptional regulator, whose protein sequence is MNRRHSPFPIELGTAVERTIRTCIGVVDAISADSHADEASGGSRSDSGPTGAAHRSRSESAGTELISGSDDDRPITIGIVDPDDGPTNRRAILENGITPEEYVRAVLLEHGGRIKQQRFADRYGWSDATLSRLLSELEDGDAIKRYRVGREKVVCLPAALPESVR, encoded by the coding sequence ATGAACCGACGACACTCACCGTTCCCCATCGAACTCGGAACCGCCGTCGAACGGACAATCCGCACCTGTATCGGCGTCGTAGACGCGATCAGCGCCGATTCGCATGCCGATGAAGCGAGCGGCGGCTCTCGAAGCGACTCGGGACCGACGGGAGCGGCTCACCGATCGAGAAGCGAAAGCGCCGGGACGGAGCTGATTTCCGGATCGGACGACGACCGGCCGATTACGATCGGAATCGTCGACCCCGACGACGGCCCCACGAACAGGCGTGCCATTCTCGAAAACGGCATCACGCCCGAGGAGTACGTCCGCGCGGTCCTGCTCGAACACGGCGGCCGGATCAAACAGCAACGGTTCGCCGACCGCTACGGCTGGTCGGACGCCACTCTCAGTCGGCTCCTGTCGGAACTCGAGGACGGCGACGCGATCAAACGCTACCGTGTCGGCCGCGAGAAGGTCGTCTGTCTCCCGGCTGCCCTCCCCGAATCGGTGCGGTGA
- the cobS gene encoding adenosylcobinamide-GDP ribazoletransferase encodes MTVIGRWVGAVRGGLGFLTRLPVRHREGDWDAFRSTPAVFPLVGLVAGMLAAIPLLAIDRLGAPTVAVGYLLSVYAVTGIHHLDGIGDLGDALVVHGDAERRREVLKDTTTGVGALLAVSITVAALALGGLGLAELPLFAAVGVAIGAEVGTKLGMAGMAAYGTAASDGMGEQFIDGSTPGSFFFPLVVALSAATFAWPHPGAVALCGALAGGGLPWHWANRNLGGINGDIFGAANEVGRVAGVHLGVIAWTLL; translated from the coding sequence ATGACTGTAATCGGCCGCTGGGTCGGTGCCGTCCGCGGCGGCCTCGGATTCCTGACGCGACTCCCGGTTCGACACCGCGAGGGCGATTGGGACGCGTTCCGCTCGACGCCGGCGGTGTTTCCCCTCGTCGGCCTCGTCGCGGGCATGTTGGCGGCGATACCGCTGCTCGCGATCGACCGACTCGGAGCGCCGACCGTCGCAGTAGGGTATCTGCTTTCGGTGTACGCCGTGACCGGTATTCACCACCTCGACGGGATCGGCGACCTGGGCGACGCGCTGGTGGTTCACGGCGACGCGGAGCGCCGTCGTGAGGTACTGAAGGACACGACGACCGGCGTCGGTGCGCTGCTGGCGGTATCGATCACCGTCGCCGCGCTGGCGCTGGGGGGCCTCGGACTGGCCGAACTTCCCCTCTTTGCGGCGGTCGGCGTCGCAATCGGGGCCGAAGTCGGAACGAAGCTCGGAATGGCCGGGATGGCCGCCTACGGGACCGCCGCGTCCGACGGGATGGGCGAGCAGTTCATCGACGGATCGACCCCGGGATCCTTCTTTTTCCCGCTGGTCGTCGCGCTCTCCGCAGCCACGTTCGCCTGGCCACACCCGGGTGCAGTCGCCCTCTGTGGAGCCCTCGCCGGCGGGGGGCTTCCCTGGCACTGGGCGAACCGGAATCTCGGCGGCATCAACGGCGATATCTTCGGTGCCGCCAACGAAGTCGGCCGCGTCGCCGGCGTCCATCTGGGGGTGATCGCGTGGACGCTGTTGTGA
- a CDS encoding thioredoxin family protein produces the protein MATTSKPTRLETGDDLDDFVTSHDVALVEFYTSGCALCQAMEPVLGNVARATAVAIGMVNPGDDIELVDRFDIRSVPTLILFEDGTETARLAEGFQGGDAVTDFLEERVPTAVDAEPTS, from the coding sequence ATGGCCACGACCAGCAAGCCGACCCGACTCGAGACGGGCGACGATCTCGACGACTTCGTGACGAGCCACGACGTGGCGCTCGTGGAGTTCTACACCAGCGGGTGTGCGCTGTGCCAGGCGATGGAACCGGTACTGGGGAACGTCGCTCGAGCGACGGCCGTCGCGATCGGCATGGTCAATCCCGGCGACGATATCGAACTCGTCGATCGGTTCGACATTCGGTCGGTTCCGACCCTGATCCTGTTCGAGGACGGGACCGAGACCGCGCGGCTCGCGGAAGGGTTCCAGGGCGGCGACGCCGTGACCGACTTCCTCGAGGAGCGCGTTCCGACGGCGGTCGATGCCGAACCGACGAGCTAA
- a CDS encoding DEAD/DEAH box helicase, protein MPTDDTDTVTDGWDDAGSNDLALTGDELVETYPSKRYHGQAHERFTLPAESASHVSAREVLPADLAAKLDVDPWSHQAEALEALDGGENVCVATSTSSGKTYVYGLDIARRFQENPDVRALLVYPTKALSRDQERELNDLYEALGLDVTVGVYDGDTKRQEKSRIREEANVVITNFAGLNQYLNGHHRWAAFHSNCELVVIDEAHAWTGISGMHAAWILRRIRRLIDWYGGDPQYVLTTATIGNPAEHAQALTGEPATVIDEDGSPSGRRHLLFWDPPADDSGYGDGSNGADSDDSDTGWSPSKRPATVEAPEVWAHCCYHGVPSLLFCDSRKQTELVVGRAREHLESSSLPYRDATELAAYNAGHGKKSRRGTENRLKSGALDGVATTSALEVGIDVGGIDGTVLLGYPGSRQSFWQRIGRSGRDERAALSVFVPSYSTLDQYILRHPEYVLEEEPESAVVDLENNPVYLQHLRCAAQELPLRRDDADRFGGMDRLERAVEYGRRTGDFEGSLEGGVTYAHRDRPQDGIDLYASGGNSFEVRLASDESFDHEPIGTARAYRDYHEGATVLYRGDQYEVVELREDRPQPYVSLERCDVDYYTQSQRQTTIYDTEVEESRDVGPFRLNWGYGTVTVHHGTFMKREIGSGDVRAVGLETGVPPLEMRTQLCWAEVPNDVERAVTTAHSDYHNDDCEDLPPRLHGYLGGIHAVEHAMIAVAPLELTVDAADLGGLATNRLPDTPEKSGWFIYDGVEGGLGFSRRIYEEYEAVARRARDLMADCACGRDEGCPACLMSDRCGNDNRPLYAPAATDAIDALLGTGSITDRTTALETDDDERDERRPPASIS, encoded by the coding sequence ATGCCAACTGACGACACCGATACCGTGACCGACGGGTGGGACGACGCCGGATCGAACGACCTCGCGCTGACCGGGGACGAACTGGTCGAAACGTATCCGTCGAAGCGCTACCACGGACAGGCCCACGAGCGGTTCACCCTGCCCGCGGAGTCGGCCAGCCACGTCTCCGCTCGGGAGGTGCTGCCGGCGGACCTCGCGGCGAAACTCGACGTCGATCCGTGGAGTCACCAGGCCGAGGCCCTCGAGGCCCTCGATGGCGGGGAGAACGTCTGCGTCGCGACCTCGACGTCGTCGGGCAAGACCTACGTCTACGGGCTGGACATCGCGCGACGGTTCCAGGAAAACCCCGACGTGCGCGCGCTCCTCGTCTATCCGACGAAGGCGCTCAGCCGCGATCAGGAGCGCGAACTCAACGATCTCTACGAGGCGCTGGGGCTGGACGTAACTGTCGGCGTCTACGACGGCGACACGAAGCGACAGGAGAAGTCGCGCATCCGCGAGGAGGCGAACGTCGTCATCACGAATTTTGCAGGGTTGAATCAGTACCTCAACGGACACCACCGCTGGGCCGCGTTCCATTCGAACTGCGAACTGGTGGTGATCGACGAGGCCCACGCGTGGACCGGGATCAGCGGGATGCACGCCGCCTGGATCCTCCGGCGGATTCGACGGCTGATCGACTGGTACGGCGGCGACCCCCAGTACGTGCTGACGACCGCGACGATCGGCAACCCGGCCGAACACGCGCAGGCGCTGACCGGCGAGCCGGCAACGGTGATCGACGAGGACGGCTCGCCCAGCGGCCGTCGGCACCTCCTGTTCTGGGACCCGCCGGCGGACGATAGCGGATACGGCGACGGGTCGAATGGAGCCGATTCGGACGACTCCGACACCGGCTGGTCGCCGAGCAAACGCCCCGCGACCGTCGAGGCACCCGAGGTCTGGGCCCACTGCTGTTATCACGGCGTCCCGTCGCTGCTGTTCTGCGACTCGCGAAAGCAGACCGAACTGGTAGTCGGGCGGGCGCGAGAGCACCTCGAAAGCTCGAGCCTTCCCTACCGCGACGCGACCGAACTCGCCGCCTACAACGCGGGCCACGGGAAGAAATCCCGACGCGGAACGGAGAACCGACTCAAGAGCGGCGCGCTCGACGGCGTCGCGACGACGAGCGCGCTCGAGGTCGGGATCGACGTCGGCGGGATCGACGGCACCGTCCTGTTGGGCTATCCGGGCTCGAGACAGTCGTTCTGGCAACGGATCGGCCGCTCGGGGCGCGACGAGCGCGCGGCCCTCTCCGTGTTCGTTCCGAGCTACTCGACGCTCGATCAGTACATCCTCCGCCATCCCGAGTACGTCCTCGAAGAGGAGCCCGAGAGCGCGGTCGTCGACCTCGAGAACAATCCGGTCTATCTGCAGCACCTGCGCTGTGCGGCACAGGAACTGCCGCTGCGCCGCGACGACGCGGACCGATTCGGTGGAATGGACCGCCTCGAGCGGGCCGTCGAGTACGGCCGGCGGACGGGCGACTTCGAGGGGTCGCTCGAGGGCGGGGTGACCTACGCCCATCGAGATCGACCCCAGGACGGGATCGACCTCTACGCCTCCGGCGGGAATTCGTTCGAGGTCCGGCTGGCCAGCGACGAGTCGTTCGATCACGAGCCGATCGGGACGGCGCGCGCGTACAGAGACTACCACGAGGGAGCGACGGTGCTGTATCGAGGCGACCAGTACGAGGTGGTCGAACTCCGCGAGGATCGCCCGCAGCCGTACGTGTCGCTCGAGCGGTGCGACGTCGACTACTACACGCAATCCCAGCGCCAGACGACGATTTACGATACCGAGGTCGAGGAGTCCCGCGATGTCGGCCCGTTCCGCCTCAACTGGGGGTACGGAACCGTCACGGTCCACCACGGTACGTTCATGAAACGGGAGATCGGCTCGGGCGACGTTCGCGCCGTCGGCCTCGAGACCGGCGTTCCGCCGCTGGAGATGCGCACCCAGCTGTGCTGGGCCGAAGTACCGAACGACGTCGAACGCGCCGTGACGACCGCACACAGCGACTATCACAACGACGACTGCGAGGACCTGCCGCCGCGGCTCCACGGCTACCTCGGCGGGATTCACGCCGTCGAGCACGCGATGATCGCCGTCGCACCGCTCGAACTGACGGTCGACGCGGCGGACCTCGGAGGCCTCGCGACCAATCGACTGCCCGACACCCCCGAGAAGAGCGGCTGGTTCATCTACGACGGCGTCGAGGGCGGACTGGGCTTTTCGCGGCGGATTTACGAGGAGTACGAGGCGGTCGCCCGCAGGGCTCGCGATCTCATGGCGGACTGCGCCTGCGGGCGCGACGAAGGGTGTCCGGCCTGCCTCATGAGCGATCGCTGTGGTAACGACAACCGGCCGCTGTACGCACCCGCAGCGACGGACGCGATCGATGCGCTGCTCGGCACTGGCAGTATCACGGACCGAACGACGGCCCTCGAGACGGACGACGACGAACGAGACGAACGCCGACCGCCAGCGTCGATCTCGTGA
- a CDS encoding HAD family hydrolase: MGVSFDLFGTLVTADRPDDPAAAVATELAKRDVVVPDDWAEAYTEVHVDAPDGAEVPLPAHVSRALASRDVDYDRNAPRRAVVAAFDPAVETRPGALEAVDAARERGPVAICSNCSVPELVGRTLVRSDFERDDFDAIVTSVGCGWRKPATEIFELTADELGVAASDLVHVGDDPRTDGGIEAVGGTAMLLEDRSLEGVPERLAALTADEHSSHD, from the coding sequence GTGGGAGTATCGTTCGACCTCTTTGGAACGCTTGTGACCGCCGATCGGCCCGACGACCCGGCTGCGGCCGTCGCAACCGAGTTAGCGAAACGGGACGTCGTCGTCCCCGACGACTGGGCAGAGGCCTATACCGAGGTGCACGTCGATGCACCCGACGGCGCGGAGGTCCCGCTGCCGGCCCACGTCTCGCGCGCGCTGGCGAGCCGCGACGTCGACTACGACCGGAACGCCCCCAGGCGGGCCGTCGTCGCGGCGTTCGATCCGGCCGTCGAGACCAGACCGGGAGCGCTCGAGGCCGTCGACGCCGCTCGAGAGCGAGGCCCGGTCGCGATCTGTTCGAACTGCAGCGTGCCCGAGCTGGTCGGCCGGACGCTCGTCAGGAGCGACTTCGAGCGCGACGACTTCGACGCGATCGTCACGAGCGTCGGCTGTGGCTGGCGCAAGCCCGCGACCGAGATCTTCGAACTGACCGCCGACGAACTCGGCGTCGCCGCGTCCGACCTCGTCCACGTCGGTGACGATCCGCGAACCGACGGCGGTATCGAAGCCGTCGGCGGGACGGCGATGTTGCTCGAGGATCGATCGCTCGAGGGGGTTCCGGAACGGCTGGCAGCGCTGACGGCCGACGAACACAGCAGTCATGACTGA
- a CDS encoding NTP transferase domain-containing protein — protein MCGGKGTRLESRHEKPLHPIEGTAMVDRVLAALRESEIEAIYAAVSPNAPDTRAHLESAEGIATIETAGDGYVADLMTLLERPDPSPPLLTVAADLPLLEAPVIDGILAAHGEGDASRTVCVPVALKRRLGVSIDSRLEADDHLAPTGVNVVGSTDESTTMTDVYYDPRLAVNVNRLEDAAIAADRLQRRSAEGR, from the coding sequence ATGTGCGGCGGAAAGGGAACCCGCCTCGAGAGCCGCCACGAGAAGCCGCTCCACCCGATCGAGGGGACGGCGATGGTCGATCGCGTACTGGCGGCCCTTCGAGAGAGCGAGATCGAGGCGATCTACGCCGCCGTCTCGCCGAACGCGCCGGACACCCGCGCCCATCTCGAGTCGGCCGAGGGTATTGCGACGATCGAAACGGCCGGCGACGGCTACGTCGCCGATCTGATGACTCTGCTCGAGCGGCCCGACCCGTCGCCGCCGCTTCTGACCGTCGCGGCGGATCTGCCGCTGCTCGAGGCCCCCGTCATCGACGGAATACTCGCGGCCCACGGCGAGGGCGACGCCTCGCGGACCGTCTGCGTTCCCGTTGCGCTCAAGCGACGCCTCGGGGTCAGTATCGACTCGCGACTCGAGGCCGACGACCACCTTGCGCCGACCGGGGTCAACGTGGTCGGCAGTACCGACGAATCGACGACTATGACAGACGTATACTACGATCCGCGACTCGCAGTGAACGTGAACCGACTCGAAGACGCCGCCATCGCGGCGGACCGGCTGCAGCGCCGGTCCGCGGAGGGCCGGTAG
- a CDS encoding translation initiation factor IF-2 subunit beta, with the protein MDYESSLDRAMEDVPDIGGDEQRLQIPDPQPQKDGAFTRVTNLDEIADVLSRDTEHLHRFIQRELGTSGKLEDGRGRYNGTFSQTDLDAAIDAYVDEYVLCSECGLPDTRLVREDRTPMLRCDACGAFRPVTKRSTSSQQQQQQDAVEEGNTYTVEITGTGRKGDGVAEKGSYTIFVPGAEEGDVVDIYIKNISGNLAFARLD; encoded by the coding sequence ATGGATTACGAATCGAGTCTCGACCGAGCGATGGAGGACGTCCCCGACATCGGGGGCGACGAACAGCGACTGCAGATCCCCGATCCGCAACCCCAGAAGGACGGCGCGTTCACGCGAGTGACGAACCTCGACGAGATCGCCGACGTCCTCTCCCGGGACACCGAACATCTCCACCGGTTCATCCAGCGCGAGCTGGGGACCAGCGGCAAACTCGAGGACGGCCGCGGCCGGTACAACGGGACCTTCTCCCAGACGGATCTCGACGCGGCGATCGACGCCTACGTCGACGAGTACGTCCTCTGTTCGGAGTGTGGCCTGCCCGACACGCGACTCGTCCGCGAGGACCGGACGCCGATGCTGCGCTGTGACGCCTGCGGTGCCTTCCGGCCCGTCACCAAGCGCTCGACCAGCAGCCAGCAGCAACAACAGCAAGACGCCGTCGAGGAGGGCAACACCTACACGGTCGAGATCACCGGGACCGGTCGCAAGGGCGACGGTGTCGCGGAGAAGGGCAGCTACACCATCTTCGTCCCCGGCGCGGAGGAGGGCGACGTCGTGGACATCTATATCAAGAACATCTCGGGCAACCTGGCGTTCGCCCGGCTCGACTGA
- the cbiB gene encoding adenosylcobinamide-phosphate synthase CbiB, with amino-acid sequence MLTTLAVIGLAFSLDLLIGEPPTAAHPVAWFGRLVGAVDRQWSADERRQRLVGVGIAALTPLVPAVVAAGAVLAAATLHPMGGGVAAALVLFLTTSLRSLLELTEDVVAATDGDLDRARERVRGLVGRDTATLSADELRSAAVESAGENLADGFVATLVPFAVLAPISLPAAAAVAAWIKGVNTLDSMLGYPSKPVGTASAHLDDFVMHLPARLAAASIAVAAADPFALARARQWARAPPSPNSGWPMATLACALPVRLEKAGVYVLNPDSALPTVADGERAVTLVGRAAVVSIAAAIVLAVIVSGSPALESVGRRIAEVGHG; translated from the coding sequence GTGTTGACGACGCTCGCGGTCATCGGCCTGGCGTTCAGCCTCGATCTACTGATCGGCGAACCGCCGACCGCGGCCCATCCGGTCGCCTGGTTCGGCCGGCTCGTCGGAGCGGTCGATCGGCAGTGGAGCGCCGACGAACGCCGCCAGCGGCTGGTCGGCGTCGGAATCGCCGCCCTGACCCCGCTCGTTCCGGCTGTCGTCGCGGCTGGTGCCGTTCTCGCGGCGGCCACGCTGCATCCGATGGGCGGCGGCGTGGCCGCCGCACTCGTTCTCTTCTTGACGACCAGCCTGCGCTCGCTGCTCGAGCTCACCGAGGACGTCGTCGCGGCGACCGACGGCGATCTCGACCGGGCTCGCGAACGGGTCCGTGGGCTCGTCGGCCGAGACACGGCGACGCTCTCGGCCGACGAGCTTCGCAGTGCAGCGGTCGAGAGTGCGGGCGAGAACCTCGCGGACGGATTCGTCGCGACCCTGGTTCCGTTCGCGGTTCTCGCGCCGATCTCGCTGCCGGCCGCCGCGGCGGTCGCCGCGTGGATAAAAGGCGTCAACACGCTGGATTCGATGCTGGGGTACCCCTCGAAGCCGGTCGGTACCGCGAGCGCGCACTTGGACGACTTCGTCATGCACCTGCCGGCCAGACTCGCAGCCGCATCGATCGCCGTCGCTGCGGCCGATCCGTTCGCACTCGCTCGCGCCCGACAGTGGGCGCGGGCACCGCCGTCCCCCAACTCCGGCTGGCCGATGGCGACGCTCGCCTGCGCGCTCCCGGTCCGCCTCGAGAAGGCGGGTGTCTACGTCCTCAATCCCGATTCCGCGCTCCCGACCGTTGCGGACGGGGAGCGGGCCGTCACCCTCGTGGGACGGGCGGCCGTCGTCTCGATCGCCGCCGCTATCGTTTTGGCGGTGATCGTTTCCGGCTCGCCGGCCCTCGAGTCGGTCGGTCGACGAATCGCGGAGGTGGGCCACGGATGA
- a CDS encoding ribonuclease H-like domain-containing protein, protein MADEDGAELLALRCDAVSDLGETALRDLLEYFDPDLVYVVRESSDVRVLSRLRRSFDGPVVAASGPADVRTETVAGVSFVFAGSAALLADARDDAPPADFVVCDDIEPTTDAVALEATLAGSESIASYYARASGSPTVLTGALEASYDHVWDVTVDGRPVRLPVRGVAPLRRSGAAELACLTCDRHGSVAVSSVPADRFGLRALAGVGPTTAARLRENGYNTRAAVAEAAEADLRSLPGIGTATARELIQSAGALAGSEVIRRTDEPVPPASETATPLFVDIETDGLQPTIIWLVGVYDPARDEYVDFVDTDPSRDEPGAATREFVSWLAAEYDAPSLVAWNGHSFDYEHLERFVASHVPEYHDFWREHVSTYDPYDWAVRRENAVLPGRTNRLEDVAEALGCDRTGAAAALDGKTLAERIRRLLESSSSRRSDTDDSTEPSSEIDWEAARRYCEADVRELAAVYDAIRAAPPERAETAAENGDGSTTDSTTQTGLADF, encoded by the coding sequence ATGGCCGACGAGGACGGTGCCGAGCTGTTGGCACTCCGGTGTGACGCCGTGTCCGATCTGGGAGAGACGGCGCTACGAGACCTACTGGAGTACTTCGACCCGGACCTCGTCTACGTCGTTCGCGAATCGTCGGACGTCCGCGTCCTGAGCCGACTCCGTCGGTCGTTCGACGGGCCGGTCGTCGCCGCCAGCGGCCCTGCCGACGTTCGGACGGAGACGGTGGCGGGCGTCTCGTTCGTCTTCGCGGGTTCGGCGGCGCTGCTCGCGGACGCTCGGGACGACGCGCCGCCCGCCGACTTCGTCGTCTGCGACGATATCGAGCCGACGACCGACGCCGTCGCGCTGGAGGCGACCCTCGCCGGTAGCGAGTCCATCGCCAGCTACTACGCTCGAGCGAGCGGCTCACCGACCGTCCTCACCGGTGCGCTCGAGGCGAGCTACGATCACGTCTGGGACGTGACCGTCGACGGCCGGCCGGTTCGGCTGCCGGTACGCGGCGTTGCCCCGTTGCGGCGCTCCGGAGCGGCGGAACTCGCTTGCCTCACCTGCGACCGGCACGGCTCGGTCGCGGTCTCGTCCGTGCCAGCGGACCGGTTCGGACTGCGGGCGCTCGCCGGCGTCGGACCGACGACGGCAGCGCGGCTCCGGGAGAACGGATATAACACGCGCGCGGCCGTCGCCGAGGCCGCCGAGGCGGACCTGCGTTCGCTCCCCGGAATCGGTACGGCGACGGCTCGAGAACTGATCCAAAGCGCGGGTGCGCTCGCCGGCTCCGAGGTGATCCGCCGGACGGACGAGCCCGTTCCGCCGGCGTCCGAGACGGCGACGCCGCTGTTCGTCGACATCGAAACCGACGGGCTCCAGCCGACGATCATCTGGCTGGTCGGCGTCTACGATCCCGCTCGCGACGAGTACGTCGACTTCGTCGACACCGATCCGAGCCGCGACGAGCCGGGCGCTGCGACCCGCGAGTTCGTCTCGTGGCTGGCCGCCGAGTACGATGCGCCGTCGCTGGTCGCGTGGAACGGCCACTCGTTCGATTACGAACACCTCGAGCGGTTCGTCGCCAGTCACGTCCCCGAGTACCACGACTTCTGGCGCGAGCACGTCTCGACGTACGACCCCTACGACTGGGCCGTCCGACGGGAGAACGCCGTCCTGCCGGGCCGAACCAACCGACTCGAGGACGTAGCCGAGGCGCTGGGCTGTGACCGAACGGGAGCCGCGGCAGCGCTCGACGGGAAGACGCTGGCGGAGCGAATTCGGCGGTTGCTCGAGAGCTCGAGTTCGCGTCGATCCGACACGGACGATAGTACCGAACCCTCCTCGGAAATCGACTGGGAGGCCGCTCGACGCTACTGCGAAGCCGACGTTCGCGAACTGGCCGCAGTCTACGACGCGATCAGGGCGGCCCCGCCCGAAAGAGCGGAGACGGCAGCGGAGAACGGGGATGGATCGACGACCGATTCGACGACGCAGACCGGTCTCGCAGACTTTTGA